The Streptomyces sp. NBC_01298 genome contains the following window.
CGACCTCGTCGCTGCGTCCCATTGCGGCGGCGGTCCCAATGACTAACCTGGTGGGCGGGGCGCGCACACGCGTGCCCTCCCACACGCCCCGGGACCCCGTGGCCCGTGGGCACCATCGACCTGAGGAGTGACTCCCTCCAGCAATGGACGGATCGTCCGGTAGTACACGCGCCGCCCTCCCTCCGGAGGCGGCGGCATGACCATCCCGCTACTCCTGCTCGTGGCGGCATTCGCCCTGATCCTCGCCAACGGTTTCTTCGTGGCAGCCGAATTCGGCCTCGTCACCGTCGAGAGACCCGAGGCCGAACGCGCCGCGGCCGAGGGCGACCGCCGTGCCCGCACGGTCGTCGCAGCCCTTCGGGAGCTGTCCTTCCAGCTCTCCGGCACCCAGCTCGGCATCACCATCACCTCCCTCGTGGTCGGCATGCTCGCCGAGCCCGCCCTCGCCGCCCTGCTGGCCGGGCCGCTCGAAGCGACCGGCCTCCCCAAGGGCGCCGTCCCCGGTGCCGCCGTCGTCATCGGCATGCTGCTCGCCTCCGCCGTCCAGATGGTCGTCGGCGAGCTCGTCCCGAAGAACTGGGCCGTCTCCCGGCCGCTCCAGGTGGCCCGTTTCGTGGCCGGCCCGCAGCACGTCTTCTCCCGGGTGTTCCGGCCGGTCATCGCGGGCCTCAACGCCGTCGCCAACCGGCTCGTCCGGGCGCTCGGCGTAGAGCCCACCGACGAGATGGCCTCCGCCCGCACCCCCGGCGAGCTGGTCTCCCTGGTCCGTCACTCGGCCCAGGCCGGCGCCCTGGAACAGGACACCGCCGACCTCTTCGTACGGACCATTTCGCTGGGCGAACTCACGGCGCAGCTGGTCATGACCCCCCGGGTCAAGGTCAGCGCCCTGCAGCACACGGCCACCGCGGCCGACGTGCTGAACCTGACCCGCGCCACGGGCCTGTCCCGCTTCCCCGTCTACCGCGAGCGCATCGACGAGATCACCGGGGTCGTCCACCTCAAGGACGCCCTCGCCGTGCCCGAGTCCGAGCGCGCCCGCACCAGCGTCAGCGGGATCTGCGTGGCCCCGATGCTGGTGCCCGGCTCCCTGCCGGTGCAGCCGCTGCTGGAACGCCTGCGCAGCGAACAGCCCATGGCCGTGGTCGTCGACGAGTACGGCGGCACCGCCGGGGTCGTCACCCTGGAGGACATCGTGGAGGAGCTCGTCGGCGAAGTCCGCGACGAGCACGACCTCGCGGAGGACGGCAGCCCCGAACTGGCCGCCGTACCCGCCGAGGACGGCCGCCCCTCCTGGGAGGCCGACGGGAGCTGCCGCGTGCAGACCCTGCGCCGGATAGGCCTGGAGGTCCCCGAAGGGCCGTACGAGACCGTCGCCGGGCTCGTCGCCGACCTGCTCGGCCGCATCCCCGCCCCCGGGGACCGCGCCGAACTGCCCGGCTGGAAGCTCTCCGTGCGCCAGGTCCGCCGCTACCGCGCCGAGCGGGTCCGCCTCGTGCGCACCGCTCCCGAGGGACTCGGCCCCGACCGGCTCGGTTCGGTACCCGCCCCCGCCGAACTGGCACAGGTGGGTGGCCGGTGAACGCGCTCCAACTCCTGTTCGCCCTGCTCCTCGTCCTGGCCAACGGCTTCTTCGTCGGCGCCGAGTTCGCACTCGTCTCCGTCCGCCGCAGCCAGATCGAACCCCTGGCGGCCGGCTCCAAGCGGGCCCGCCAGGTGCTCCACGGCCTGGAGAACCTGCCGCGCATGATGGCCGCCGCGCAGTTCGGCATCACCATGTGCTCGCTCACCCTCGGCGCCGTGGCCGAACCCACCGTGGCCCGGCTCCTGGAGCCCGTCTTCCACGCCGCCCACGTGCCCGAAGGCCTGATCCACCCGCTGGGCTACGCGGTGGCCCTCACCGCGGTGATCTTCCTGCACCTGGTCATCGGCGAGATGGTCCCCAAGAACCTCGCCATGGCCGCCCCCGAGAAGACGGCCCTGTGGTTCAGCCCGGGCCTGGTCGCCTTCGCACGGGTCTGCGGACCGGTCACCACGGCCCTGGGCGCCTGCGCCACCCTGATCCTGCGGCTCTTCAAGGTGGAGCCCAAGGACGAGGTCGAGGCCGTCTACACCTCCGCCCAGCTCGGCCGCCTGCTCAAGGACTCCCGGCAGGCCGGTCTCCTGGAGCCGGTCGAGCAGGAGCGCCTGGAGGACGCGCTGGAACTGGGCAGCCGCCCGGTCACCGACGTCCTCCTCGCCCCGGACCGGCTGGTCACGGTCGGCCCGGCCGTCACCCCGCGCCAGATCGAGCAGCTGACGGTCCGCACCGGATACTCCCGGTTCCCCGTCCGCACCGAGACCGGTGCCTTCATGGGCTACCTGCACGTGAAGGACGTCCTGGACCTGGAGGACCGGGAACGGGCCGTGCCCCAGCGGGTCTGGCGCCGGATGACCACGGTCTGCTCCACGCTCCCGCTGGACGACGCCCTGACGGTGATGCGCCGCGACGCGACGCACCTGGCGCAGGTCGCCGATCCCTCGGGCCGGGTCCTGGGCCTGGTCGCGATGGAGGACGTACTGGAAACCCTGGTCGGCGAGGTCCGCGACCCCGCGCACCGGGGGTACGCGCGGAGCGCGTAGGAGGTCCCGGAGGGGTTGGATGTGCCGCTGCGCGGCACATCCAACCCCTCCGGCGTTTGAGGAGCGGTGTCTGGGGCGCGGAGCCCCAGGGAACGGTGGAAAGGCGGGTAGGGGACGGCTCCGCGCAGCGGCTACAGCGGCGGCGGCTCCGGCCGCTCCTGCGGGCCGCGGCCCGAGAGGACCTCCCCGTAGGCCTGCATCAGGTCCGCCAGCCGCAGGGTGGAGAGGTCCTCCCGGGACGGATCACCGGTGAAGCCCGACAGCCGCAGGTCCCGGTACGCGCAGCTCTTCTCGTACAGCGTGCGCAGGAACCGCCCGTTGCCCAGCTCGTCGATCCACCCCTGCTCCACGACGTGCCCGCTGATGCTCCGCAGCTCCTCCAGCGCCTCCTCGTCCCACCGGTCCCCGTTGGCGTCGGCCAGCACCCCGCCGATCGAGGTGAGTTCCAGCGGCCGGTAGCTGGGGAAGTCCACCCGCGTGGTGAACCGCGAGGACAGCCCCGGATTCGTGGC
Protein-coding sequences here:
- a CDS encoding hemolysin family protein: MNALQLLFALLLVLANGFFVGAEFALVSVRRSQIEPLAAGSKRARQVLHGLENLPRMMAAAQFGITMCSLTLGAVAEPTVARLLEPVFHAAHVPEGLIHPLGYAVALTAVIFLHLVIGEMVPKNLAMAAPEKTALWFSPGLVAFARVCGPVTTALGACATLILRLFKVEPKDEVEAVYTSAQLGRLLKDSRQAGLLEPVEQERLEDALELGSRPVTDVLLAPDRLVTVGPAVTPRQIEQLTVRTGYSRFPVRTETGAFMGYLHVKDVLDLEDRERAVPQRVWRRMTTVCSTLPLDDALTVMRRDATHLAQVADPSGRVLGLVAMEDVLETLVGEVRDPAHRGYARSA
- a CDS encoding hemolysin family protein, with product MTIPLLLLVAAFALILANGFFVAAEFGLVTVERPEAERAAAEGDRRARTVVAALRELSFQLSGTQLGITITSLVVGMLAEPALAALLAGPLEATGLPKGAVPGAAVVIGMLLASAVQMVVGELVPKNWAVSRPLQVARFVAGPQHVFSRVFRPVIAGLNAVANRLVRALGVEPTDEMASARTPGELVSLVRHSAQAGALEQDTADLFVRTISLGELTAQLVMTPRVKVSALQHTATAADVLNLTRATGLSRFPVYRERIDEITGVVHLKDALAVPESERARTSVSGICVAPMLVPGSLPVQPLLERLRSEQPMAVVVDEYGGTAGVVTLEDIVEELVGEVRDEHDLAEDGSPELAAVPAEDGRPSWEADGSCRVQTLRRIGLEVPEGPYETVAGLVADLLGRIPAPGDRAELPGWKLSVRQVRRYRAERVRLVRTAPEGLGPDRLGSVPAPAELAQVGGR